A section of the Phaseolus vulgaris cultivar G19833 chromosome 8, P. vulgaris v2.0, whole genome shotgun sequence genome encodes:
- the LOC137826344 gene encoding heterodimeric geranylgeranyl pyrophosphate synthase small subunit, chloroplastic-like has translation MPGTILFNVSASFGLRFPRQARSPLPVKPTPLTIPTPQPHWASLQADIEAYLKRTIPLKEPLEVYEPMHRLAFAAPRSAAPALCLAACELVGGQRRHAMDAAAALLLNLANAHAHEEIGQGEGSNVALLTGDGIVPFGFELLARGAGPGSGSPERVMRVIIEISRAVGSGGLIDSLQMKKSVEGEGESVKRVVEKGEGGLHACGAACGAVVGGGSEEEIERLRRFGFHVGMMRGMAQRALNKEDVEEHRNLALKELHLFKNTDLSIISTFLNFY, from the coding sequence atGCCTGGAACCATTCTCTTCAACGTCAGCGCCAGCTTCGGGCTTCGCTTCCCACGCCAGGCCCGTTCCCCCTTGCCCGTAAAGCCCACGCCCCTCACAATACCCACTCCCCAACCTCACTGGGCCTCCTTGCAGGCCGACATTGAAGCCTACCTCAAACGAACCATTCCCCTCAAAGAGCCGCTCGAGGTTTACGAGCCCATGCACCGTCTCGCCTTCGCGGCCCCACGGAGCGCCGCCCCCGCCCTGTGCCTCGCAGCCTGCGAGCTCGTAGGCGGGCAGCGCCGCCACGCCATGGACGCTGCGGCGGCGCTGTTACTGAACCTGGCCAATGCGCACGCGCACGAGGAGATTGGTCAGGGCGAGGGGTCCAACGTGGCGCTTCTGACCGGAGACGGGATTGTTCCGTTTGGGTTTGAGTTGTTGGCGAGGGGAGCCGGGCCGGGCAGTGGAAGCCCGGAGCGCGTGATGCGCGTGATAATTGAGATATCACGTGCGGTTGGGTCGGGAGGGCTGATAGACTCGCTGCAGATGAAGAAAAGCGTTGAGGGGGAGGGGGAGAGCGTGAAGCGCGTGGTGGAGAAAGGGGAGGGTGGGTTGCATGCATGTGGCGCCGCCTGTGGTGCGGTGGTGGGCGGTGGGAGTGAGGAGGAGATTGAGCGGCTGAGAAGGTTTGGGTTTCATGTGGGGATGATGAGGGGAATGGCGCAGAGGGCTTTGAACAAGGAAGATGTTGAAGAACACAGAAATCTGGCACTGAAGGAGTTGCATCTTTTCAAGAACACAGATCTTAGCATCATCTCCACTTTTCTTAATTTCTACTAG